The genomic region TAATTTTTCTCAGATTGCCGTTGTTCCCGTTCATTCGTATCATCTCCTTCATTTTGTAATTTCAGTATATTGCCGTCATTTTTTATTGTGATAGAATATAACATATAACTGACCACTATGAAAGTGACAGTTTTTAAAAAATTAAAGGGGACAGTTTATGGTTTTTGAATCGGCCTGGTATGAATACAGGGATACAAGCATGCCCAAGTACGTAAAACTTTATTATTGCATCCGCAGAGAAATAGAGAGAGGAAACATGAAGCCGGGCAGCAAACTGCCTTCGATACGCCAGGTATCAAAGGAACTGGGGTTAAGTTCAACAACTGTTGAAAACGCCTATAACCAGCTTATGGTGGAGGGATATATATACAGCGTACCCCAGAAGGGCTATTTTGCCGCGAGCCTCGATCCTTCGTTCATTAACGTTGACGGTTTCACCGTTAAAAAAGAAGAACGTCATGAGGATATAAGGCTGAAGGATGATTTTCTTGATACCGAAATATTTAATTTCAATGAATGGAGAAAAATTTACAACGTCATAATTCGGGATTTCAGGCCAAGACTTCTCACTGAAGGAGACCCGAGGGGGGAATTTGAGCTCAGACAGGCTCTGGCCGATTATACATACAAAGCAAGGGGGGTTGTTTGCAGTCCGGATCAGATAATTATCGGCTCGGGAGTACAGAGTCTGCTGCATGTGTTCTGTGATATTGCCGCAGGAATGGTGAGACCTGAGGTTGCGTTTGAAGAACCCGGGTTTGTCGATGTCCGTCCTGTGTTCCTGAAAAGGGGCTATAAGCTGCATCCGATAAGCCTTGACAAAGACGGAATAAATATCAGATCGCTGGTTGAATCAAACGCGGCGGTGTGTTACACCAGTCCTTCTCACCAGTATCCCACCGGCCTTGTAATGCCGGTTCAGAAAAGAATGGAGCTTATTAAATGGGCCGACGGTTCAGGCGGGTTTATTCTTGAAGATGATTACGACAGTGAATTAAGGCTTTTCGGAAGACCTGTTCCGTCCCTGTACAGCCTTGACAGCAGCGGACGAGTGGTTTACATAGGCTCCTTTTCAACGGTGATTGCGCCTTCATTGCGTATAAGCTACATGATTCTGCCCGATTGTCTGAACGAAAGATACAAAGATATGGCAAAAGGATACAGATCAACGGTGTCCACCGCAGAGCAGCTCGTTCTGGCCGAATACATAGTTAAAGGGTTATATGCAAGGCATCTTCGCAGAATGAGAAAAAAGTGTTCGGAAAAACTGAAACTTTTATACCATGCCGCTGGGGAATTTAAGGGTCTTCTTAAAATTCATCCGTCGGATACGGGCACGTTTGTGCTGGTTGAAACACCCGGAATGAGAAAAAGCGTTGATATTGAAGCTTTCAGTGAATATTTGACCGGGCTTTGGGACGGATTTTACGTGTTCAATTATGCGGCAGTCAGGCCCGAAAAATATAAAGAAATTTTAGGCCTTTTAATTTAATTTTTTCATTAAGCGCGGGAATATAAATTTAAATTTGAGAAATGTGATTTTTTCTGGTATAATAACCTTAATCAGTCATTTTCTTTCGGGATGAACGCTTTTATTTCCTGCTGTGTCAAGACTTTAAAATTCACTTCATGATTTAGGGCTTTGTTTTTTCTGTTTTCATTCTGCTAAAAAGATAAGTGGCAGTGCAATATTTATTTTCAAGGAAAGCGAGGTTGAGGAATGGAGTATTCAAAAGGGGTAAATGAACGGTTTGAAAGACTCAGGAAGGAGATTGCCGACTACGAGAGCATTAAAGGCACTATACTTACGGGTATTGAGGACTACGAAAAAATAGCGTATCAGAAAAAGAAAATTCTTAAGTACCTGAACGCCACCGAAGAAGACTATAATGACTACCGCTGGCAGATGAAAAACCGTTTTACTTCCTCCAAAGGCCTTTCCGAAATTATTAATCTCCCCGACAAAGATATCGGATATATAAATGCCGTGGCTTCAAAATACCGTTTTGCGGTATCACCCTACTATCTGTCATTGATAGACCCGGAAAATCCAGCCTGTCCGATAAAAAAACAGGCCATTCCGTCGGCGGAAGAGCTTAATGACATGGGCGAACTGGATCCGATGGATGAAAAGGGAACGGCGGTTCATGAAATCAT from Thermoclostridium stercorarium subsp. stercorarium DSM 8532 harbors:
- a CDS encoding PLP-dependent aminotransferase family protein — translated: MVFESAWYEYRDTSMPKYVKLYYCIRREIERGNMKPGSKLPSIRQVSKELGLSSTTVENAYNQLMVEGYIYSVPQKGYFAASLDPSFINVDGFTVKKEERHEDIRLKDDFLDTEIFNFNEWRKIYNVIIRDFRPRLLTEGDPRGEFELRQALADYTYKARGVVCSPDQIIIGSGVQSLLHVFCDIAAGMVRPEVAFEEPGFVDVRPVFLKRGYKLHPISLDKDGINIRSLVESNAAVCYTSPSHQYPTGLVMPVQKRMELIKWADGSGGFILEDDYDSELRLFGRPVPSLYSLDSSGRVVYIGSFSTVIAPSLRISYMILPDCLNERYKDMAKGYRSTVSTAEQLVLAEYIVKGLYARHLRRMRKKCSEKLKLLYHAAGEFKGLLKIHPSDTGTFVLVETPGMRKSVDIEAFSEYLTGLWDGFYVFNYAAVRPEKYKEILGLLI